From a region of the Sphingopyxis sp. YR583 genome:
- a CDS encoding M20/M25/M40 family metallo-hydrolase has product MPFAALVALQLACAPAVQAKLSKAESAMTKTVDAEQARSLALLEKLVNQNSGSQNLEGVEKVGAMMRAELEPLGFKVEWKDMRDTGRAGHLIATHTGKSDAKRLLLIAHLDTVFEPDSPFQKFVRKGDMGEGPGAGDDKGGMVVIVAALRAMKAAGTLKDANIEIHMTGDEEDSGTPIEKARADLIAAGKRSDVALDFEGLVRDNGADMGSIARRSSDSWTVTATGKSAHSSGIFSAAAGDGAIYELTRIIQRFRTELPEQNLTFNVGLIAGGQQAELDAGGIRATVNGKTNIIAPIAVARGDLRALSPEQIERVKAKMATIVAEHAPGTDAKLSFDPGGYPSMAPTDGNRALLAKLNGVNRDLGLAEMAPLDPLKRGAGDISFVAADVDGLAGLGPYSTGDHAPGEAVDIPSIARQATRAAILMSRLSAEKR; this is encoded by the coding sequence ATGCCTTTTGCCGCTCTCGTCGCCCTCCAGCTCGCGTGCGCTCCGGCCGTGCAGGCCAAGCTGTCGAAAGCCGAAAGCGCAATGACGAAGACGGTCGACGCCGAGCAGGCGCGGAGCCTCGCCCTGCTCGAAAAGCTCGTCAACCAGAACAGCGGTTCGCAAAATCTAGAGGGCGTCGAAAAGGTCGGCGCGATGATGCGCGCCGAACTCGAACCGCTCGGCTTCAAGGTCGAATGGAAAGACATGCGCGACACCGGCCGCGCCGGGCACCTGATCGCGACGCACACCGGCAAATCCGATGCCAAGCGCCTGCTCCTCATCGCGCATCTCGACACGGTGTTCGAACCCGACTCACCCTTTCAGAAATTCGTCCGCAAGGGCGATATGGGTGAAGGCCCCGGTGCGGGCGACGACAAGGGCGGGATGGTCGTCATCGTCGCGGCGCTGCGCGCGATGAAGGCCGCCGGCACCCTCAAGGACGCCAATATCGAAATCCACATGACCGGGGACGAAGAGGATTCGGGCACCCCGATCGAAAAGGCGCGTGCCGACCTGATAGCCGCCGGCAAACGCAGCGACGTTGCGCTCGATTTCGAAGGTCTCGTCCGCGACAATGGCGCCGACATGGGATCGATCGCGCGCCGTTCGTCGGATAGCTGGACGGTCACCGCGACAGGCAAGAGCGCGCACAGCTCGGGCATCTTCAGCGCCGCGGCGGGCGACGGTGCGATCTATGAACTCACGCGCATCATCCAGCGTTTTCGTACCGAGCTTCCCGAGCAGAACCTGACCTTCAACGTCGGGCTGATCGCCGGCGGGCAGCAGGCCGAACTCGACGCCGGCGGCATCCGCGCCACCGTCAATGGCAAGACCAATATCATCGCACCGATTGCGGTCGCGCGCGGCGACCTCCGCGCGCTGTCGCCCGAACAGATCGAGCGGGTGAAAGCAAAAATGGCAACGATCGTCGCCGAACACGCTCCCGGCACCGATGCGAAACTCAGCTTCGATCCCGGCGGCTATCCCTCGATGGCGCCGACCGACGGCAACCGCGCCTTGCTCGCGAAACTCAACGGCGTGAACCGCGACCTCGGGCTCGCCGAAATGGCGCCGCTCGATCCGCTCAAGCGCGGCGCGGGCGACATCAGCTTCGTCGCCGCCGACGTCGACGGGCTTGCGGGACTGGGGCCGTACAGCACCGGCGACCATGCGCCGGGCGAAGCCGTCGATATCCCGAGCATCGCCCGCCAGGCGACGCGCGCCGCCATATTGATGTCACGCCTTTCTGCTGAAAAACGTTAA
- a CDS encoding PQQ-dependent sugar dehydrogenase produces the protein MALASCGGGGSGGTPPATNAPPTFTSLQTASVAENTTAAYQATASDPDGNALTFAIDGGADAARFSITTAGALRFNDAPDYDLPGDANGDNVYTVQLRVSDARASATQTVNITVTNSREGISVARVGTGFSQPTYVLGIPGSNDVYVLEKAGRVYRLTPSTGVKTLLFTVGDLSTDGEGGLLSMALLPNPANSDRFMIYCTNAAGDIEIREYGTLSGTPRVLARLTIPHPGASNHNGGSMVFGPDGFLYVGTGDGGGAGDPGNNAQNPNSQLGKILRIFVVPDPYAGASVPSDRDFLRPAPGNPYIGGGGDPYIYAIGLRNPFRTSFSGTSLIIGDVGQGAVEEIDLVTTTQSGLNFGWRFKEGTQPYTGTAPGGLTDPVAEYGHGSGPRQGNSITGGYVYRGPVTSLAGQYVFADFVSGNIWSVPFSSFVPGQTLASSRFARRNEDFAPDAGTVSSIASFGEDSSGNLFLVSINGDIFMVRPG, from the coding sequence TTGGCTCTGGCTTCATGCGGCGGCGGTGGCAGCGGCGGAACCCCGCCCGCTACCAACGCTCCACCCACCTTCACCTCGCTCCAGACCGCCAGCGTCGCGGAAAACACGACCGCCGCCTATCAGGCGACCGCAAGCGATCCCGATGGCAATGCGTTGACCTTCGCGATCGATGGCGGCGCCGACGCGGCCCGCTTCTCGATCACCACGGCAGGGGCGCTCCGCTTCAACGACGCCCCCGATTACGACCTGCCCGGCGATGCCAATGGCGACAATGTCTATACCGTGCAGCTACGTGTCAGCGATGCGCGCGCCAGCGCGACGCAAACGGTGAATATCACCGTCACCAACAGTCGCGAGGGCATATCGGTCGCGCGCGTCGGCACCGGCTTCAGCCAGCCCACCTATGTGCTTGGCATCCCAGGCAGCAACGACGTCTATGTGCTGGAAAAGGCCGGCCGCGTTTACCGGCTCACCCCCTCGACCGGCGTCAAGACGTTGCTCTTCACGGTCGGCGACCTGTCGACCGACGGCGAGGGCGGGTTGCTCAGCATGGCGCTGCTGCCCAACCCGGCGAATTCCGACCGCTTCATGATCTATTGCACCAATGCCGCAGGCGACATTGAAATTCGTGAATATGGAACCCTATCCGGAACACCGCGCGTGTTGGCGAGGCTGACGATACCGCATCCGGGAGCGAGCAATCATAACGGCGGCTCGATGGTCTTTGGTCCCGACGGCTTTCTCTATGTCGGCACGGGCGACGGCGGCGGCGCGGGCGACCCCGGCAACAATGCCCAGAACCCCAATTCGCAGCTCGGCAAGATCTTGCGCATATTCGTCGTGCCCGATCCCTATGCCGGGGCCTCGGTTCCGTCGGACCGCGATTTCTTGAGGCCTGCCCCCGGCAATCCCTATATCGGCGGCGGCGGCGATCCCTATATTTATGCGATTGGCCTCCGCAATCCGTTCCGCACCTCCTTCTCGGGCACGTCACTGATCATCGGCGATGTCGGACAGGGCGCGGTCGAAGAGATCGACCTTGTCACGACGACGCAGTCCGGGCTCAACTTCGGCTGGCGCTTCAAGGAAGGGACGCAGCCCTACACCGGCACCGCGCCGGGCGGTCTTACCGATCCCGTCGCCGAATATGGCCATGGCAGCGGTCCGCGACAGGGCAATTCGATCACGGGCGGCTACGTCTATCGCGGTCCGGTGACATCGCTCGCCGGCCAATATGTCTTCGCCGATTTCGTGTCGGGCAATATCTGGTCGGTGCCCTTCTCCAGCTTCGTACCCGGGCAGACGCTCGCGTCGTCGCGCTTCGCGCGGCGGAACGAGGATTTCGCGCCGGACGCCGGCACGGTCAGCTCGATCGCCTCTTTCGGTGAAGACAGTTCGGGCAATCTGTTCCTTGTCAGCATCAACGGGGACATTTTCATGGTGCGTCCGGGCTAA